One Kribbella sp. NBC_00662 genomic region harbors:
- a CDS encoding helix-turn-helix domain-containing protein, with the protein MARLSDRAAGAVGSLGEYLAEQRRHAQLSLRQLSDLAGVSNPYLSQIERGLRKPSAEVLQQLAKALRISAETLYVRAGILDPDDDSDDRKAAGVVDAVLLDPALNERQKRVLLDVYTSFVRENAVPEETPAKKTSARKRTTN; encoded by the coding sequence ATGGCCAGGTTGAGTGATCGGGCGGCTGGGGCGGTGGGCTCCCTCGGGGAGTACCTCGCCGAGCAGCGGCGGCATGCGCAGTTGTCGTTGCGGCAGTTGTCGGACCTGGCCGGTGTGTCGAACCCGTACCTGAGCCAGATCGAGCGCGGCCTGCGCAAACCGTCGGCCGAGGTGCTGCAGCAGCTCGCGAAGGCGTTGCGGATCTCTGCGGAGACCCTGTACGTACGGGCCGGCATCCTCGATCCGGATGACGACTCCGACGACCGGAAGGCCGCCGGCGTGGTCGACGCCGTCCTGCTCGACCCCGCCCTGAACGAGCGGCAGAAGCGCGTCCTGCTGGACGTGTACACGTCGTTCGTCCGGGAGAACGCCGTACCGGAAGAGACTCCGGCGAAGAAGACCTCCGCCCGCAAGCGCACCACCAACTGA
- a CDS encoding SDR family NAD(P)-dependent oxidoreductase, giving the protein MTSERPLAVVTGASSGIGAASARYLARAGFEVICAARRLDRIEALAKEIDGRAVQCDVTSAEDVAALTAAVGDQLQVLVNNAGGAFGFEPVAEADLDAWRRMFEVNVIAVAAVTKSLLPALIAGRGTIIVMGSTAGQVAYEGGGGYVAAKHGAKAVVDTLRLELWDQPVRVTEIAPGMVQSEGFALTRFGGDQSKADAVYAGVREPLTADDIADIVTYVATRPAHVNLDRITVRPRAQAAQHKVFREQ; this is encoded by the coding sequence ATGACTTCCGAGCGTCCTCTTGCCGTGGTGACCGGAGCTAGCAGTGGGATCGGAGCCGCGTCGGCGCGGTACCTCGCCCGGGCCGGGTTCGAGGTCATCTGCGCCGCGCGGCGGCTCGACCGGATCGAAGCGCTGGCCAAGGAGATCGACGGCCGTGCCGTGCAATGCGACGTGACGTCGGCCGAGGACGTCGCCGCGCTGACCGCGGCCGTCGGCGACCAGTTGCAGGTGCTGGTGAACAACGCCGGCGGCGCGTTCGGGTTCGAGCCCGTCGCCGAGGCCGACCTGGACGCGTGGCGGCGGATGTTCGAGGTGAACGTGATCGCGGTCGCGGCCGTCACCAAGTCGTTGCTCCCGGCCCTTATCGCGGGTCGCGGCACGATCATCGTGATGGGTTCGACCGCCGGCCAGGTCGCGTACGAGGGCGGCGGCGGGTACGTCGCCGCCAAGCACGGCGCCAAGGCCGTCGTCGACACGCTGCGTCTCGAGCTCTGGGACCAGCCGGTCCGCGTCACCGAGATCGCCCCCGGCATGGTGCAGAGCGAGGGCTTCGCCCTGACCCGCTTCGGCGGCGACCAGTCCAAGGCCGACGCCGTGTACGCCGGCGTCCGCGAACCCCTCACCGCCGACGACATCGCCGACATCGTCACGTACGTCGCCACCCGCCCCGCCCACGTGAACCTCGACCGCATCACGGTCCGCCCCCGCGCCCAGGCAGCGCAGCACAAGGTCTTCCGCGAGCAGTAG